CGCGGTTCCGCCGCGCGACGGCTCCGCGCCGACGCGCCGGCCGAGGACCTCATCCCGAGGTCCTCGGCCGGCTGCCGATGCCGGGCCACCCGTGCTGCGAGTCGCGATCGGCCGGTTCAGAGACCGGCGGCCTTGGCGCCGTAAACGGCCTGCTCGTGGGTGTACTGATCGCCGGCGGACGACTCGAGCTGCCGGATCAGGCCGGCCCGGGAGAACGAGGTGAGCTCAAGATAGTTCTTGGCGGCCCGGGCGGCCTGCTCGTTGTAGTCGATGTGGAGGGAGTCGACGGCCTTGGTCGCGACCTTGAGCGGGTATCCGTCACCGGCGTCGGACGACAGCTGCCGAATCAGGCCCTTGCGGGAGAACGGCGCGAAGTCGAGATAGTTCTCCGCGGCGCGGACGGCGTTCTGCTCCTCCACGGACAGCTTCGGCGCCTCGGCCTTCGGTGCCTCCGTCTTGGTCTCCTCGGCCTTCGGCGTCGCCGTCGCGACCTCTGCGGCCTCGGTCACCTCGGCCTTGGCGGGCCCAGTCGCCGCGGTGGCCGTGGCGGCGGCCTTGGATTTGTCGTCGTCACCGCCGCCGGCGATCGCCGAGCCGAGACAGATGATCAGCAGGCCGCCGATGATGCCACCGATGATCAGCTTCTTGTTGCTCTTCTTCGGCTGCTGCTGGGGCGGGAACGGAGCTCCCGGCACGGCGCCCGGGAACGGCGGCTGGCCGGCGGGATACGGAGCTCCCGGCACGGCGCCCGGGAACGGCGGCTGCCCCGGCGGGGCGGGGAAGGGCTGCTGGGGTGGAACCGGCGCTCCGGATTGCTGATACGGGTCGAAGGGCGGTTGGTGTGTCAAAAGATCGCTCCTGGAGACGCGGTTATTTCAAGATCAAACTTTCGAGTTGATCTTGGCAGCCGCGAATGCCCAGGTCAACGCCGTCTAGGCCGGAGAGCGTCCGATTCTGACCGTCCGGACTAGCCGCCGCAGGTCACCGGCTGTCCGCCGGGCGGCCACCGATCGCAGTCGCGGCTGTCCGAAGTCGGCAATTGCCGCACCTCGCCCGATGTGGTCGGCCAGGATCCGATGCCACTATCGAGCCCATGGCGAATGTGTGGTCCGGCGTGACGATCGACTGTCTCGACCCCGAGCGGGTGGCCCGATTCTGGGCCACCCTGCTCGGCCGCGAGCCCGGACCGTCCCAGGAGGGCTGGGTCTACCTCGGCGAACGCGGCGATCCCCAACCCCGGTTGGTGTTCCAGCCGGTGCCCGAGCCCGCGGCCGGCAAGGTCCGGATCCACCTCGACGTCACCGTCGACGACATCGAGGACGCCATGGCCACGGTCATCTGCCTCGGCGGCCGCGCGACCGGTGAACGCCACGACTACGACGAAGGCGTGGTCGTGGTCATGGCGGACCCGGAGAACCACGAGTTCTGCCTGGTTCAGTACTACGACTGACGAGCCGTGCCTCAAACATCCCGGGTGGAGCGCCAGAGGCCCAGCCCGACCGCGACCGCGAGGTACATCGCCAGGTCCAGGTACGCCAGGCCGAGCGACGGCAGCCGGGGCTTGGCGGCGACGGCGTGCACCTGGGCCACCACGTCGCCGGCGTTGGACAGCAGCAGCCGCGACGGCAGATAGGACCAGCCCTCCACGGCTTTGGCGGCGCCGTAGGCGAGGAACACCACCGCGATCAGGGCCGACGTGGCTCCCGCCGGGTGGCGCAGGAACGCGCCGAGTCCGAGGCCGACCATGGTGACGACGCACAGGTACAGCCCGGCGCCGGCCACGGACCGCAGCACGCCCGGGGCGCCCAGGCCGACGTCCAGGTGCTCGCCGTGCAGGACCGCTTGCCCGAGCAGGTAACTGCCGAAGGCCAGCGCCTCGCCGGCGATCAACGACACCCCGAAGACGGTGGCCGCCTTCGCCGCGAACAGGACGGCCCGGCGGGGCTGCGCGGTGAGCGCCGCGACGATGGTGCCGGAGCTGTACTCCGAGGTCACCGCGAGCACGCCGAGGACGCCGAAGGCCAACTGGGCGAAGGTGAGTCCGGCGAACGCGCTGCCCAGCGGGTCGAACGCGGCCCGGTCGGCGGCGGGCACGGTCGCCCAGCCGCGGACGGTGCTGATCGTGTCGGCGAGACCCAGGCCGACCGTCAGGGCGACGGCCGCGCCGAGCGTGATCCACGTCGAGCGCACCGACCACAGCTTGCTCCACTCCGCGCGGACCGCCCTCATCGCACACCTCCGCCGCGGTAGGTCACGGCGCCGGCCGTACACGCGAAGTAGGCGTCCTCGAGGGTGGCGTGCCCGCGGCTGAACGCCTCCACCGTGTCGTCGGCGAGCAGCCGTCCGCCACCGATGACCAGCAGCCGGTCGGCGACCAGAGCGAGCTCGCTGATGAGGTGACTGGACACCAGCACGGTGCGGCCCTCGCCGGCCAGGCCGCGCAGCAGCCCGCGGATCCAGTGCACGCCCTCCGGGTCCAGGCCGTTGACCGGCTCGTCGAGCACCAGCGTCGCCGGGTCGCCGAGCAGCGCGGCCGCGATCCCCAGGCGCTGCCGCATGCCCAGGGAGAAGCCGCGCACCCGCCGGTGTGCGACCGTGGTCAGACCGGCCGTGCCGAGAGCCGCGTCGATGGCGCGCCGGCCGAGGCCGTTGGCGGCCGCGAGCCAGTGCAAGTGACGGTACGCGGTGCGGCCACCGTGCAGCCCCGCCGCGTCGACGAGCGCACCGACCTCGCGCAGCGGCTCCCGCAGGTCGCGGTAGGGCCGGCCGTTCACCAGCGCCCGCCCGGCGGTCGGCGTGGTCAGGGCGAGCAGCATGCGGATGGTGGTGGACTTGCCGGCGCCGTTGGGGCCGAGGAAGCCGGTGACGCTCCCAGGTCGTACCGAAAAGGTCAGGTCGTCGACGGCAGTGGCGGTGCCGTACCGCTTCGTGAGCCGATGCACTTCGATCATGTCGCCGACTCTGCGGCCGCGCGGTCCGCCACCGCGTCCGGCCGTGGGCATATGCCTGTGGGCAGACGACGGCCGGGCCGGGCGCCCTTACGCTGACGCTCGTGCCGATCGAACCTCGCGCCCCGCTGTGGCACCGGATCAGCCCGGTGCGCTGGCTGCTGCTCGACGGACTCGCCGCCGCCGCCTTCGAACTGTTCGCCTTCGGCATCCTCGGAGCCCGGGAGAGCAATCCGGCGCTCGCCGTCGCGGCGACCGCTCTCGCCGCCGCGACGGTGCCCGCCGCGCGCCGCTGGCCGCTGGCCGCTGCCGCCGGCGCCCTGGCGGTGTTCTGGCTGTCACCGATCTCGTCGCGATATGCGTGGATCGCGCTGGTCCCGCTCGCCTACGCGTTGCTGCGCTGCGCGGAACGGCACCGTCCGGCGGTCGCGGCCGTCGCGCTCGCGGCCGCCCTGACCGGGCCGGTGGCGAGCGCGCTGCCGTCGCTGCGGCGGCCGGGCGGCATCGTGCCGTTCGCGCTCGTGCTCGCGGTCGCCTGGACGGTGGGCGTCGCCCTGCGCCAGCGGCGCCGCTACGGCGAGGAGCTGGTGGGGCACGAGGGGCAGCGTGCCGCGGACCGCGCCGCGCGGGAACGGGCCCGGATCGCCCGTGAGTTGCACGACGTCGTCGCTCACGGCATGACCGTCATGACGGTGCAGGCCACCTACGGGCGGCTCGTCGTGCAGGACCGGCCGGCCGAGGCGGCGGCGGCGCTGGTGGCCATCGAGACGACCGGCCGGCAGTCCCTGGCCGAGCTGCGCCGGCTGCTCGGTGTGCTGCGCACCGCCGAGCCGGATCCGGCCGACGACGACCCGGCTCCGGGCCTGGCCGATCTGCCCCGGCTGGTGGCGCACACGGAGCGGGCGGGAGTGCGGGTCGACGTGGCGGTGACCGGCGACCCGGCCGGGCTCAGCCCGGGGCTGGACCTGTCCGCCTATCGCATCGTCCAGGAGGCGCTGACCAACGTGGTCAGGCACGCCGGCACCGGCACTGCCCGCGTCACCGTGGAACACCGTCCGGACGCGGTCGTCCTCGACATCGTCGACGGTGGACGCGGCGGCGACGTCCGGCAGGAGGGACACGGGCTCACCGGCATGCGCGAACGCGTCGCGCTCTACGGTGGCACCCTGATGGCCGGCCCGGTGCCGGGCGGCGGCTTCCGGGTGCACGCCACGCTGCCGAAACCCGCGGACGAGGCGTCGTGAGCGTCCGCGTCGTCATCGCCGACGACCAGGCGCTCATCCGTACCGGCCTGCGAGGGATCGTGGAGACCGCGGACGATCTCACCGTGGTCGGCGAGGCGGCGACCGGCGCGAGCGCCGTCGACGAGGTGCTGCGGCTGGAACCCGACGTCGTGCTGATGGACATCCGCATGCCGGAGCTGGACGGCATCGCCGCCACGCAACGCCTCACCGCCACCGGATGCGCGTCCCGGGTGCTGATCCTGACCACCTTCGACCTCGACGAGTACGTGTACGGGGCACTGCGCGCCGGGGCCAGCGGCTTCCTGCTCAAGGACGCGCCACCGGCCGACCTGCACGCCGCCATCCGCGTCGTCGCCGCCGGCGACGCCCTGCTGGCGCCGAAGGTCACCCGCCGGCTGATCGCCGCCTTCACCACCGGCGCCGTGCCCGGGACGCCGGCGTCGCCGGAGCTGGACGTGCTGACCGCCCGGGAGCGGCAGGTGCTCGCCCTGGTCGGCGAGGGACTCACCAACGCCGAGATCGGCCGGCGCCTGTTCATCACGCCGGGCACGGCGAAGGTCCACGTCGCGCGGTTGCTGTACAAACTGGGCGCCCGGGACCGCGTCCAACTCGTCATCATCGCCAACCGGGCGGGCCTGTCACCGCAGGCCTGACCACCCGAACGGTGGTCAGGCCGCCGGGTCGCGGCGCCACAGGACGGCCCAGCTCGCCGCCACGCACACGGCGATCGTGACGACCTGGTCGGCGACGCCGAGCGACAGGCTGTGCGGGCCCGCCGGGTCGAACAGACCGGTCCAGTTCTGCCAGTAGTGCACCGGCAGGAACACGGCGACGGCGTGCAGGGCGTGCTGGCCGTTGACGATGCTGGCCAGGACCACGAAGACCACGGCCGTGGCGAGGGCCTCCGCGCCGCGCGGCAGCAGCAGTCCGGCCGTGAAGGCGATCGCCGCCATGGCGACCATGCACACCATGATGTAGCCGACCGCTGCCACCACCCGCGTGGCTGTCGTGCCGGCACTCAGGTCCGGCGCACCGAGCACATGGAACGGGTGCCAGCCGAACAGCATCCATCCGGAGACGAGTCCGGCCACCAGCCCGCAGGCGACCGCGAGCACCGCCGCCACCGCGGCCGCGCCGAGCTTGGCCGCCAGCAGCCGGCCGCGGGTCACCGGGGCGACGTACAGGTAGCGCAAGACGCCCCAGTCGCGGTCGGCCGAGGCGATGGCGGTGGCGAGCAGAGCGACGACGATCGGCAGCAGCAGCGGGCCGATGAATTGCAGGCCGGCCATGGCGTGGTTGAGGGCCGAGAACGGGGAGGCGCCGAACAGGCCGGTCTCGGTGCCGTTGCGGTGCCCGGCCGAGGACGCGAAGGACACCGCGGCGGCCACCGGGACGGCGGCCAGCAGGGCGAGCGAGATCAGGCTGCGCAGCCGGACGAGCTGGGTGGTCAGCTCAAACCGCAGCATCGTCGGTTCCTCCGGTCATGGCCAGGTAGGCGTCCTCGAGTGACTCGTGGGCGCCGAGCAGGTCGTCCAGGCGGCCCGAGGTGACCAGCCGGCCATGGTTCATCACGACGAGGTGACTGGCCAGCTGTTGCACCTCGGCGAGCTGGTGGCTGGAGACGAGGACGGTGGCGCCGTCGGCGGCGCGGGCGGCCAGGTGCCGGCGCAGCGCCCGGACCTCGGCGGGGTCGAGCCCGTTGGCCGGCTCGTCGAGGATCAGCACGTCGGGTCGGCGCATCACGGCGGCGGCCAGGATGAGCCGCTGTTTCATGCCCATCGAGTACGCCTTGACCTTCCGGTCGAGCATCGGGCCGAGCCCGGCCAGCTCCAGGGCGTCGTCCAGGGCCGGCGGGGGCCAGGCCGAGCCGGTCGCCGACCAGAGCAGCCGCAGATTCGTGGCCCCGCTCAGGTGCGGGACGAAAGCCGGGCCGTCGATCACCACGCCCACCCGGCGTAGCACCTCGGCCCCGAGTGCCACCGGGCTCTGTGCGATCCGGACCGTGCCGGTGTCGGGGGTGGTCAGGCCGACCAGCATGCGCATGGTCGAGGTCTTGCCGGCGCCGTTCGGGCCGAGCAGCGCGCAGACCTGGCCGGCCCGCACCCGGAAGGTGAGTTCGTCGACCGCCCGGTGCCGGCCGTAGCTTTTGGACACGGCTTTGGTCTCGATCATGGCTGCCGCCGGAGCGGTCGGGAGGCCAGGGCGGTAGCCGCGGCCAGCGCCAGCACGACGAGGAGCCACGACGGCACGAACGGTGTCGCCAGGATGCCGCGATCGCCGGTCCACGCGGACCGCTCCTGCACGCCCCAGACCAGGGCGGCGACCGTCGCGACGGCCATACCGCCGGCGGTGATCAGGGTTGCCGGTCGGGCCGGCTCGCGGCGCAGGACGGTACTCGCCGTCGCCGCGGTGGCCGCGACCACTCCGATCCCGGTGACCGCGATCAGCGCGAACCCGATCAGGTTCGCCGTGGAGTGCACCGGATACCCGTCGGTGACGGCCACCACGAGGCGGCTCAGGGCGTACCAGAACAATGTGCCGGCGACCGGAACCGCAGCGCATCGCCGGGCCCGCGCATCGCGGGCGCGCAGCAGCGCGACCGCGTCGGGGAGCACCGCGGTCAGCACTGCCGTCGATGCGACCGCCGCGGCGGTTACCAGCAGGATGTCCATGCCGTGACCGGCGTCGGCGTCGTCCTCAGCCAGCTTGGCGAATCCGATCCCGGCCACCGTGAACAGGCCGGCCGCCCAGATCAGCTTGGTCATCGACGCTTCACCTCCGTGGGCCCGGACCGAGCCGAGCAGCGAGTTGAGGATCAACGCGGGTCGCCGGTGCACGCGCAGGTCAGCCAGGAGTTGTGCGTACTCCTCGCCGTACCGGTCGCGCCAGCCGGCCGGATAGCAGGCGACCAGCGCCCGGATCAGGAGGCTGTCCATGCTCATGCCGGCCGCAGCCGGCTCAGGCTCAGTGCGGCGAGGCGCTGCATCCGGGCCGCCTGAGCGGACAGCTCCGCGGCGCCGGCGGCCGTGAGCCGATAGGGCCGGCGACGTCCCTCAGCGGGCAGGCCCTCGATCAGTCCGCGCTCCTCCAGCCGGGCCAGTGCCGCATACAGCGTGCCCGGGCCGAGGGTGACGCCGACCTGCGCAGTGATGTCGGTGGTGATCGCATAGCCGTGCTTCGCGCCGTCGGCGAGGCTGGTCAGGACCAGCAGTCCGGGTTCGGCCCAGCGGCCAAGGTCGTCGACCATGATTACTCCGTCCCGCGTTATATCGCCCAACGTACTACGCGGGACGGTATAACGCTAGAGGCGCTCTGCGTGGGAAAGCTCGGTTTTGCCGATACTTCACCTGGTGGGGTCTTCAGCCTTTTCTCATCGCCGCGCTCCTAACTTCGCCCCATGCAACGTCGTGACGCACTGCACGCGATCACCGGCCTCGCCCTCGGCGCCATCGCCGGCTGTACGGACGCCCCGCATCACTTCGCATCACCCACCACCGCGCCGCCGAATCCGTCGAGAGCGGCCGAGGCACCCCTTCCCGGCGAAGTGCGGCACGGGCCACGCGATCGGCCGCGCGTGGCGCTGACCTTCCACGGGCAGGGCGATCCGGGACTGGTCACCGATCTGCTCGACGAGCTGGACCGCGGCGGCGCCCGGGTCACCGTGCTGGCCGTCGGAACGTGGCTTGCCGCGCAGCCCGCGCTGGGTCGGCGCATCCTCGCCGGCGGCCACGAGCTCGGCAACCACACCCAGCATCACGCGGACATCAAGACCATGAAACCCGAGCTCGCGTACGCCGAGATCACCCACTGTGCCGGCGTGATCCAGGGCGTCAGCGGCTCGATCGGCCGCTGGTTCCGCCCGTCGCGGACCCCGCACGCCACCCCGATGATCCAGGCGGCCGCCCGCCGAGCCGGGTATCCCACCTGCCTGTCCTATGACGTGGACCCCCGTGACTTCACCGACCCGGGCGCGTCCGCGATCGTCACCGCCACGCTCGCCGCCGTGCGTCCGGGGTCGATCGTGAGCCTGCACTGCGGCCACCAGGGAACCGTCTCCGCGATCGGCCCGTTGCTGGCGGGCCTGCGCGCCCGCGCTCTGCAACCCGTCACCACCTCGGAGTTGTTCGCATGACACGACTGCCCGTCACCGCCCTGTCCGCGGTGCTTCTCCTCACCGGCTGTGCCGCCGCTCCCGCGCCCGCTGTGCTCCGCGCACCCTCGGCCGCGGCGGTGCCCCCCACGTCGCTGCCCGGTATGCCGCTGCCGCTCGACCCGGCGGATGTGTACGCCGCCGACCGCCCGGGAGCCCTCGCGCCTGTCGCGGCGCACGCCCGGTCGTTCGTCTACGTGCCGAACTTCGGCAGCGACACCCTGTCCGTGATCGATCCGGGCACCTATCGGGTGGTCCGGACCGTCCCCGCCGGCCACGGTCCGCAACATGTGGTGCCTTCGTGGGACCTGCGCACACTGTGGATCAACGACAACGCCGGCAGCACGCTCATCCCGATCGACCCGGCTACCGGCAGGCTCGGCCGGCCGGTTCCGGTCGACGACCCGTACAACCTCTACTTCACGCCCGACGGCCGGTTCGCGATGGTGATGGCCGAGGCACGCCGGGCGATCGTCTTCAGCGACCCGCACACCATGGCGGCCCGGCACACGCTTCCCGTCGACTGCGACGGGGTCAACCACGCCGACTTCTCGGCCGACGGCCGGTATTTCATCGCCACCTGCGAGTTCTCCGGTGACCTCGTCAAGGTCGACACCGCCGCGCAACGTGTCGTCGCCCGCCTGCACCTCTCCGGGCACGCCATGCCGCAGGACATCAAGATCGCTCCGGACGGGCGTACCTGGTACGTGGCCGACATGCAGACCAGCGGACTCTGGATCGTCGACGGTGAACGGCTGGCCGTACGCACGTTCGTGCCCACCGGCGCCGGCGCCCACGGCCTGTATCCCAGCCGCGACTCCCACGACCTCTACATCGCCAACCGTGGCGAGGGCAGCGTGTCCGTATTCGACTTCCACACCGGCCAGGTGGTGGCGAAGTGGCAGCTGCCCGGTCACGCCAGCCCCGACATGGGCGGGGTCTCCGCCGACGGCCGCATCCTCTGGCTCTCCGGGCGCTACGACCGCGAGGTCTACGCCATCGACACCACCACCGGGCACCTCCTCGCTCGCATCCCGGTGGGGAACCAGCCGCACGGACTCTGCGTCTGGCCCCAACCCGGCCGCTACTCGCTCGGTCACACCGGCATCCTGCGCTGACCGCGCGCGGCGCAGCGGATCACACGCCGTCGAACTGGTTCAGGGTGTCGGTCAGCGTCTTCAGGCGGGCCTCGCAGTCGGCCTGGTTCGGGCTTCCGTCGCGCAGGGCGGTCAGCACGTCGTCGATCTCCCCGTCGAGCCGGCTCCACTTGGCCGGGTCGCGCGGTTTGAGGCCGGCCTCGGCGTCGTCCCAGGCGACTTCGAGGTCCTTGACCTTGGTCTTGCCGCCGGCCAGGTCGTTGTGGTCGACCTTGGCCCGCACGGCGGCGGTGATCGTGGCGAACCGGGTCAGGTTGCCGAGCTTGGTCGTGGGGTGCAGCGTCTGTGCGGACGGGGTGCCGGTCGTGTCGTCGCCGGTGGTGGCGGCCGTGGTGTCGGTGGTGGTGCTGGTGCCGTGCGTGCTGCTGAGCCCCAGCCCGGCTATCGCGATCGCGACGGCGGCGCCGCCCGCCCAGGCGTAGTCGCCGCGGTGCCCGCCCAGCGGCCCCTGACCCTTGACCGCGACCCCGTGCCGGTTGACCAGCAACTGCTCGCGGACGACCAGGATCAGGATGACGCCGAAGAAGAGCAGGCTGGTGACGCTGGCGCCGAGGTCGAGCCCGCCGAAGTCCTTCGCCTGCGTGAGCAGGTCCCCGAGCGACGCCCCGAGCGGCCGGGTCAGCACGTAGGCGATCCAGAACGTCGCCACCACGCTCGCGCCGAACCGCGAGGC
Above is a genomic segment from Actinoplanes ianthinogenes containing:
- a CDS encoding Ltp family lipoprotein; the protein is MPGAPFPPQQQPKKSNKKLIIGGIIGGLLIICLGSAIAGGGDDDKSKAAATATAATGPAKAEVTEAAEVATATPKAEETKTEAPKAEAPKLSVEEQNAVRAAENYLDFAPFSRKGLIRQLSSDAGDGYPLKVATKAVDSLHIDYNEQAARAAKNYLELTSFSRAGLIRQLESSAGDQYTHEQAVYGAKAAGL
- a CDS encoding VOC family protein — its product is MANVWSGVTIDCLDPERVARFWATLLGREPGPSQEGWVYLGERGDPQPRLVFQPVPEPAAGKVRIHLDVTVDDIEDAMATVICLGGRATGERHDYDEGVVVVMADPENHEFCLVQYYD
- a CDS encoding ABC transporter permease; translation: MRAVRAEWSKLWSVRSTWITLGAAVALTVGLGLADTISTVRGWATVPAADRAAFDPLGSAFAGLTFAQLAFGVLGVLAVTSEYSSGTIVAALTAQPRRAVLFAAKAATVFGVSLIAGEALAFGSYLLGQAVLHGEHLDVGLGAPGVLRSVAGAGLYLCVVTMVGLGLGAFLRHPAGATSALIAVVFLAYGAAKAVEGWSYLPSRLLLSNAGDVVAQVHAVAAKPRLPSLGLAYLDLAMYLAVAVGLGLWRSTRDV
- a CDS encoding ABC transporter ATP-binding protein, encoding MIEVHRLTKRYGTATAVDDLTFSVRPGSVTGFLGPNGAGKSTTIRMLLALTTPTAGRALVNGRPYRDLREPLREVGALVDAAGLHGGRTAYRHLHWLAAANGLGRRAIDAALGTAGLTTVAHRRVRGFSLGMRQRLGIAAALLGDPATLVLDEPVNGLDPEGVHWIRGLLRGLAGEGRTVLVSSHLISELALVADRLLVIGGGRLLADDTVEAFSRGHATLEDAYFACTAGAVTYRGGGVR
- a CDS encoding sensor histidine kinase, which gives rise to MPIEPRAPLWHRISPVRWLLLDGLAAAAFELFAFGILGARESNPALAVAATALAAATVPAARRWPLAAAAGALAVFWLSPISSRYAWIALVPLAYALLRCAERHRPAVAAVALAAALTGPVASALPSLRRPGGIVPFALVLAVAWTVGVALRQRRRYGEELVGHEGQRAADRAARERARIARELHDVVAHGMTVMTVQATYGRLVVQDRPAEAAAALVAIETTGRQSLAELRRLLGVLRTAEPDPADDDPAPGLADLPRLVAHTERAGVRVDVAVTGDPAGLSPGLDLSAYRIVQEALTNVVRHAGTGTARVTVEHRPDAVVLDIVDGGRGGDVRQEGHGLTGMRERVALYGGTLMAGPVPGGGFRVHATLPKPADEAS
- a CDS encoding response regulator, translating into MSVRVVIADDQALIRTGLRGIVETADDLTVVGEAATGASAVDEVLRLEPDVVLMDIRMPELDGIAATQRLTATGCASRVLILTTFDLDEYVYGALRAGASGFLLKDAPPADLHAAIRVVAAGDALLAPKVTRRLIAAFTTGAVPGTPASPELDVLTARERQVLALVGEGLTNAEIGRRLFITPGTAKVHVARLLYKLGARDRVQLVIIANRAGLSPQA
- a CDS encoding ABC transporter permease translates to MLRFELTTQLVRLRSLISLALLAAVPVAAAVSFASSAGHRNGTETGLFGASPFSALNHAMAGLQFIGPLLLPIVVALLATAIASADRDWGVLRYLYVAPVTRGRLLAAKLGAAAVAAVLAVACGLVAGLVSGWMLFGWHPFHVLGAPDLSAGTTATRVVAAVGYIMVCMVAMAAIAFTAGLLLPRGAEALATAVVFVVLASIVNGQHALHAVAVFLPVHYWQNWTGLFDPAGPHSLSLGVADQVVTIAVCVAASWAVLWRRDPAA
- a CDS encoding ABC transporter ATP-binding protein, which gives rise to MIETKAVSKSYGRHRAVDELTFRVRAGQVCALLGPNGAGKTSTMRMLVGLTTPDTGTVRIAQSPVALGAEVLRRVGVVIDGPAFVPHLSGATNLRLLWSATGSAWPPPALDDALELAGLGPMLDRKVKAYSMGMKQRLILAAAVMRRPDVLILDEPANGLDPAEVRALRRHLAARAADGATVLVSSHQLAEVQQLASHLVVMNHGRLVTSGRLDDLLGAHESLEDAYLAMTGGTDDAAV
- a CDS encoding PadR family transcriptional regulator — translated: MVDDLGRWAEPGLLVLTSLADGAKHGYAITTDITAQVGVTLGPGTLYAALARLEERGLIEGLPAEGRRRPYRLTAAGAAELSAQAARMQRLAALSLSRLRPA
- a CDS encoding polysaccharide deacetylase family protein translates to MQRRDALHAITGLALGAIAGCTDAPHHFASPTTAPPNPSRAAEAPLPGEVRHGPRDRPRVALTFHGQGDPGLVTDLLDELDRGGARVTVLAVGTWLAAQPALGRRILAGGHELGNHTQHHADIKTMKPELAYAEITHCAGVIQGVSGSIGRWFRPSRTPHATPMIQAAARRAGYPTCLSYDVDPRDFTDPGASAIVTATLAAVRPGSIVSLHCGHQGTVSAIGPLLAGLRARALQPVTTSELFA
- a CDS encoding YncE family protein — encoded protein: MTRLPVTALSAVLLLTGCAAAPAPAVLRAPSAAAVPPTSLPGMPLPLDPADVYAADRPGALAPVAAHARSFVYVPNFGSDTLSVIDPGTYRVVRTVPAGHGPQHVVPSWDLRTLWINDNAGSTLIPIDPATGRLGRPVPVDDPYNLYFTPDGRFAMVMAEARRAIVFSDPHTMAARHTLPVDCDGVNHADFSADGRYFIATCEFSGDLVKVDTAAQRVVARLHLSGHAMPQDIKIAPDGRTWYVADMQTSGLWIVDGERLAVRTFVPTGAGAHGLYPSRDSHDLYIANRGEGSVSVFDFHTGQVVAKWQLPGHASPDMGGVSADGRILWLSGRYDREVYAIDTTTGHLLARIPVGNQPHGLCVWPQPGRYSLGHTGILR